From a single Adhaeribacter swui genomic region:
- a CDS encoding PAS domain-containing protein — MPNETQNNALDFKFLYHTAPCGLLTFEVNGPILYANQTLLNWLEITEQDITQKKFKDLLDKAGVMYFELFVQPILKMHQEAKEINLNIKTATGTFSCLFNGKAVTKTAEGKEIINAIIFKVEDRKKYENELLLQRTRAEEEKQQKSQALQELSFNQAHLIRAPLANIMGLLKLLQQIPATNNEINQIVAMLQESATELDQQVRTIVDKADDHI, encoded by the coding sequence ATGCCAAACGAAACTCAGAACAACGCTTTAGATTTTAAGTTTTTGTACCACACCGCGCCCTGCGGCTTGCTCACTTTTGAAGTAAATGGCCCTATTCTCTACGCCAACCAAACATTATTAAACTGGCTGGAAATAACCGAGCAGGATATCACGCAAAAAAAATTTAAAGACTTGCTGGATAAAGCGGGAGTAATGTACTTCGAGCTATTTGTGCAGCCCATCCTGAAAATGCATCAGGAAGCCAAAGAAATTAACTTAAACATTAAAACCGCTACAGGCACTTTCTCGTGCTTGTTTAACGGCAAAGCCGTAACTAAAACCGCCGAAGGCAAAGAAATAATCAACGCCATTATTTTTAAAGTAGAAGACCGCAAAAAATACGAAAATGAGTTGCTGTTACAAAGAACCCGTGCCGAAGAAGAAAAACAGCAAAAATCGCAGGCTTTACAAGAGTTATCGTTTAACCAGGCGCACCTAATCCGGGCGCCTTTGGCCAATATTATGGGCTTACTTAAGTTATTGCAACAAATACCCGCTACCAACAACGAAATAAATCAGATTGTAGCCATGCTGCAGGAAAGCGCCACCGAACTCGACCAGCAGGTGCGCACCATTGTAGACAAAGCCGACGATCATATTTAG